GGGTTTCTCTGCAAGGCTCTGTACACAGATACATGTGCATATTCTATCAAGTGTATAGCTTGTAACCTAATTGGCTGAGTCCAGCTCACATAAACTGCCACTTGATTCATTCAGAGACTATGTGCCAGACCATTTTGTGGGGGTTCCTTGGTACCTAAATGAGATCAGAAAGCACTCTTGAGATTTGGGCCTTTAGAGAAAGTCCTAGTGCCCATACGCCTTTCCCTGACCATGGGGATCAGTCCCCACCAAGGAACAAGGAATGGCTTAAGGGGCTTACCTATGCTTTTTAACCTCCCTGTAACTGCCTCCTGGCAAAGGAGAGTAGAGACAAGACTGATTTCCGTCATTTTATACCACTTCTCAGAAGTGGCTAGGGGGGACCATGGTTACTTGATCAGGAGGTAAATTTCCTTCCCTCCCAGCATTGCCTAATGAACTAACTGGCACTTTCCAGAGGCCACCAGGAGGGTAACAGGGAGATCAGTGGCGGCCAGCCAGAGTTCTGCTTCTGCCCAAACCTTAACAAAGCATCACCGATGCCCAGAGGCTTTGTACAGCAGACTGGAAACCTGAGAAATAACTCATCCCGCCAGTGATGTCACTAGGGCTGGTGTCGCCCCTACCCCCACGGACCTCCTcccgtaccagaccatacagaatccttagtaatgttttcagTACTAATGTTATTCGTAAATTGTAATTCCCGTATagtactccttcttttcctttaattactacttcattctcaaaaaagtttttgatataggttcacaagtactaattaccacaataaggTAGCTAAAACATCAGACATTTTGACAAAATCAGCCACTATAAAAACATTAGCAGCAATGAAGACAACAGCAAGAGCTTGTAGGGCGTGCAGACGAAACCACATGATCTGAAGCATCATTGTAGTTGGGTaataagagctctgatggagcatATTAGcaagttcaaaaagtaaattagcatagagttttagccttgtaggtatgttgatgcgtgtaagctgggcttacgaaaatgTTTTTATTGCTGTAACTACAGGGaaatttttatagacagtcattttggtgtcacccgcTCTGACAGTCACCCGGTATGGTCTGCACACCCCACATCCCTTTAGTGACGCCGCCGCATCCCACTTGGTGGGTTGATTTAACTTTCCTAGGAAATCTGCCCTGTGGATCTAGTTTTCAGTCGAGCATCAGTGGTGGTTGTGTTGAGTATCAGTGGTGGTTGGTGTCTCAGATCAACCCCAATTCTGTGGAAACAAAGTCATCTATGAGAGAATAGGGTATCCTAAGAGAGTCCACTTGAGAAAATAGTGGCAACCAAGGCCACAGGTTATGGTCAGAAGCTAAAATGGAAATTAACTACACCATGAAAAACCCTGGCTTCTTTCAACAGAGGTTGGTAGAGACTCCAGGATAAATTGATTCCAGATTCTTATATTTCTCAGGGCACAGACCCCAAAATAACCATCAGTGAGAGTCTTGCCTTAGGGAATTTGCTAGGAGGGAAGGTAGAAAGGGAGGGGCTCCAGTCTCAAGTCAACTAACTTTCTGATGGTAGCCAGGGGGAATCTCTCCATCCAACTGCATGGTCCTCCTGATGTGAGTCTCCAAGCATGGCTGAGGCCTTCTAAGCCACTTCAGCCTAATCCTCCCTCTTCTTCCCCCATCCTGGCTTAATggaggtgtgtgtgttggggtagAAGGGAGGGGGGAGGCGAAGGAGGACAATGGGAGGAAAACTTGAACCCAATTGGCCTAGACTACCCACAGGCCACTGGGTTAAAGAACGGGGAGTGGCAGACGGGTGCTTCTGGGGCTCTCCAGTAAACCTGGGTAGTATTCCTTACCCAGGGtgccagaagagagagaaaaaaagaccagagggATGGGGAGGTGGGAACCCAGCCTCAGACGTTACTGATGCGCACACTAAGGGCACTGCCCTCCTCAGCTTGCTCCCTTAATGACTCCTCCAACCTGAGCTTTTCTGGGTCTCCGTAGCGTATGGTGCTGTCACGGAGGCCACTAGGAGGGGCCACTTTCACAACCTCGTCAAAAAGGCTGAAGTCAGCTATGTATTTGCCACTGGCTGACAGTGAGATGGCAGGTGTGAACTCGTAGCCCCAAAGGATCTCTTCTGGCAGGTAGGAAGTGCGCACCTGGCAGGTGGCACTAGTGGACTCCACTGTCCCACTTAGAATCACCACCAGCTCAAAGTCACCTTCACCACTGCGAAGGGGGAGATCTTTCAAGGGACTGGTCTCATCTATCACGTGGTAGAAGGTAAGGGGTAAAATGAGGAAGGGGCTGTCAGAGGCTGTGTCTACTTGGAAAGTCACATTGACCTGGTTGAGCCGGATGTTCTCACCCTCCTTGGTCTGGTGGGTCTGAAGCAGTTTGCCTGTCACCTGGCAGCCTATGAGGAGGCTCTTACGCATATTGGCAACTCGGATCATAAGGCAGGGCTTCCCATTGTGGGTGGCTACAACTGCATGCTGGCTGAAACGGATGGTCTCAGCCCGCTTCTTGGGCCGGGCAATCTTGGCCAGGAAGGTTCCTGTGATGAAGATCTCCAGAATGGTGGTGAGCACCAGCTGGGCAATAAGAAGCACAATAGCCAGCGGGCACTCCTCACTGATGTAACGGAACCCATAGCCAATAGTGGTCTGGGATTCGAGGGAGAAGAGGAAAGCCCCAGTGAGTGTGTGCACCTGTACCACACATGGCGTATGGTTGGCTGGGGGGCCCAGCTCCAGCAGGTCTccatggaccacagctaccagaTACCACACCACGCCAAAGAGGAACCAGGTGCCTGCAAAGGTTGCAGAGAAGAGCAGAAGCTTGTAGCGCCACTGCATGTCAATGAAGGTTGTCCACAGGTCTTTGAGGTAGAGGAAGCGCTTGTCAGCAATGTGTTCCATCCTTACATTGCTGCGACCATCCTTTGTGAGGACTCTCCGCCGTCGTATTCCTGGGACCATTAGGGGCCGGCATTCTGTCTGAGTGGTCTGACTGTAATACACCTTGGCAACGGATGTCATCTGGAGGGAGGAAGACAGCATAATGGAGGTTACTGCATAAATCCAGCCAACCCTAGCCACCAGCCAATGTAAAGGAGGAAGTAGCATCCATTTTGGTGCCACTTATTTATCCTTTgactagcaaatatttattgagcacttgctaaaTTCCAGGCACCATGCAAGGTGCTAGTAAGTCAAAGATGAAAATGGCATCATCTTTGCTCTCCAAGAACTCAGTCCAATGAGAAAGACGCATGTTCAGTAAGCAAATAATTGCAATGTAGTCTAATATTTGTAATACTTAGACGAGACATAGAAGGAGTAATAAGTTCACTGTTCCTCCAACGTGGGGGTGAGACTAAAGAGAGTTCCACTGATCTCCATTCGCCACAAAACCAGTTCTATAAAGATCTCTAATTCTGAAGTAGAGTCCCAGCAAGAATGACACCAGCAAGAAGGGCTATCCTATTGAAATCCTTCTAGGTCAATCCCTCTTAACACACACATACCCTTAATTTCTCCGTTCTCTCCCCATTCTCTATCACCTGTCAATATAGAGTAGTGATACTAAGATATTCATCTGACTTGGAAAACAGCAGAAACTGCccatttttctatactttgagaCATTCTCCAACCCAGGTCTTCTGGTTCCTGGTAAAGAACATTTTAATTGCAGCAACAGCTTCCGTGTACCCCAGGTTCATTCTCGTGGATCTCAGACTCTTCAGGAGTTGCATCTGTAGCACCCTGTGTAGAGGATCACAGCTGAGACACAGAAGACAGAGCCAGGAGCTTTCAGAGTTCAGTGTCAAGGCTGTGTATCCATAGACACTGGAGATTTTGGCTACCGGCTAACCTCTTTGCTGCTTCTGGCATTGTGATTGCAACCTCCAGCTGTTGTGCTTACCATTGCCAGCCTTTATATCATCCAAGCActatttatcattattattatgtgtttgcATCATTTTTGGAAATTCGTCCTGGGCTAGGGTGGGATGATGTTGGGAAGGGCACGGACAGGACCTGAACAAAAAGAGATAAGCAAtggtgggggagaaacaactttCTGAAGCTTCCTGGCAGCACTGGGCCAATTTCTCAAGGACTGGGAGAAATGCCAGATTGTAGGTGGCAAAATTGTCTTGACTGAGTGAAGTAGGAGAGTTAGGAGTGTACATTAGTTGGTGACTGTTTGCGCAGGCTGAAATTCAGGATCCCTATTTGCCCTGATAGTAGAAAGTGGGACAAGGCACTGAAATAGGAGACAGTTCACTTAATAGAAGGTGCCTGGTGCCCCTGCCCAATGAGTAACTTGTACTTTTCCAGTAGAGAAAGAATTCTAATCACTTGAACTTTTGGGAAGGTAcaaggttgtcatggattgaactgtgtccccccaaaatatgtgtcaatttggttaggccatgattcctggcattgtgtggctgtcctacattttgtgattgtaattttatgttaaagagaattagggtgggattgtaatacccttactaaggtcacatccctgatccaatgtaaagggagtttccctgggatatgccctgcaccaccttttatcttataaaagaccaaaggaaagggaagccagcagagaggtggggacctcataccaccaagagagcagtactgggggcagagtgcatcctctggaccagggttcctgtgtggagaagctcctagtctggaggaagattaatgacaaggaccttcctccagagctgacagagaaagccttcccctggagctgatgcctaaatttggacttctaacttactaggctgtgagaaaataaatttctctttcttggaaccatccacttgtggtatttctgttatagcagcactagatgactaagacaagggtgGTCTCTGGGGAGTTTGTGCCTTCTTGGAGAAGAGAAAGGTTCATCATATTCTCCATTCCTAGAAGTCTGAACCATTCATTTCTTCTTCATCACACTGCCCCCCATCCATGTACCCACCTAAGTGGCCACTGAATTCAAGACCACCAGTGGATGAAAATTCCAAGAATGTTCAGAGGCAACCAGGATGCCCATTTTACCTGCCCCCAGCCCATTTGGAACTTTTATTCAAGTGAGACTACTCAGTCAGACTTGTATGCCACCCACTCCCCAATATCTTGGCTACTTTGGAGCAAGAGGGAAACTCTTCAAATCAGAAGTTTGAGGAATTCGTATTTAGAGCCCAAGAAAAGTCTTAATCAATACTCAgactttttttggtatataccatTTTAAAAGTATACACATTAGCATGCTTTCTCATGTGATCATCAAACTCTTGAAAAGAAGATGTGAAACTCCTATAAGATATTTTGAAGAACTATTAGAGAACAGAAGAAGTGCCGGAAAGTTGGAGATGGGTGAACGTAATTTTGATTTTCAGAAGAAACACTGAAGTACATTTCATAAACCACAGGCAAACAGGTAAGATATTGATCCTAGGCAAGATTCTAGAATGAGGTATTGAGATTATGAGTActtgggaagggtgggggaaggCAGATGTCCATAAGATCCAGCATGGGTTTactgtacaggttctgcatgagcacaattacacacagttgcacatagaccaagaggcagttgtttgaacagaacaagggaacactgtgtggtttaaaaccaggaaaggtgcacatcagggttgcatcctttcaccatacttattcaatctgtatgctgagcatataatccaaggagctagactatatgaagaagaacacagcgtcaggattggaggaagactcattaacaacctgcgttatgcagatgacacaaccttgcttgctgaaaagtgaacaggacatgaagcacttactgatgaagatcaaagacgacagccttcagtatggattacgccttaacataaagaaaacaaaaatcctcacaactgagccataagcaacattgtgataaatggagaaaagattgaagttgtcaaggatttcattttatttggatccacaatcaacacccatggaagcagcagtcaagaaatcaaacgacatattgctttggacaaatctgctgcaaaagacctctttaaagtgttaaaaagcaaagatgtcaccttgaggactaaggtgtacctgacccaagccgtgctattttcagtcacttcatatgcatgcaaaagctggacaatgaataaggaagaccgaaaaagaattgatgcctgatGCCTGTgagttacagtgttggtgaagaatattgaatgtaccatgaactgccagaaaaatgaacaaatctgttttggaagaagttcagccagaatgcttctaacaagtgaggatggtgaggcttcatctcatgtactttgataCACAACTGTTTCTGTGTACACCAGGTTCATTCTCATGGGTTTCATGCTCTCAGGAATTGCCTCTGTAGTACCCTGTATAGAGGATCACAGCTGAGAAAGGGAAGACAGCgcctggacgtgttatcaggagggatcagtccctggaggaggacatcatgcttggtaaagcaaagggtcagcaaaacaagagaaagaccctcagcaggatggattggcacaatggctacaccagtgggctcaaacatagcaatgattgtgaggctggtgcaggactgggcagtgtttctttctcttgtacatagcgtcactatgaatcagatccaacttgacagcacctaacaacaacataggtttACTAAAAACAAGTCACATCGAACCTAATTTCCTTCAATGACAGTTACTAAAGTGGCAAATCAGTGAGCTGCAATAAAGTGTATCCAAACTTCAGCAGGACTTTTGACAAGATCTCATTATGTCTTTAGAGGTAAGATAGATAAAAATGAGTAGAGTGTTAATCTAATTAGGtaacttaaaataaaaacatcagaGTTACTGGTGAGTGGATCATGATAGCCTGGAATCAGTTTCCTAGTGATGTATCAGAGTACTTTACCTTTAACCTTCTCCTATTTGATgtacttaaaaattaattttattcagaACTATATGGCCATCGATTGTATGTATGACGCAAAGCTGGGATGGGTTGCAAATGTCAGGGCTGGGGCAGAATTAAGATACAAAAGGCCAAATCTAACAAAAAGGATACATGTTACTTTACGTATTGTGTCCAAAAATTAGCTGAACAAGTTCTGGATTGGGAAGATGTGATTTTAGCAAGCAGTACCCTGAAAAAGATTTAAGCAttttagcaggaaaaaaaatctagtatGAGTTATCCGTGGGTCTTGGTTGCCAAAAAAGCAATGCAGTCATAAACGACTTTAGTTGAACTCCAGCATCTAGATAAGGAAGTGGTTGATTCTGCTCTGCTCTCTCATCCCATATCTGCAGTACTAAGTATCAAGGAACAATCAAGATTCAAAACCAGATCACGTGAGAAATGGTCAAAGGAAATGGGGAAGTTTAAGCCAGAAGGAAACCATCAGGGACCCGATGGCTGAGTGCAAATATTTGGTTTGAAGGGCTGTCATGTGAAAGAGGGCTTGGTCTTGTTCTTTGAGTCCCAAGAGGAACAACCAGGACTAGTGAGTTCAAGCTACAGGGAGAAAGATTCCAAAGAGCGTTGTAGCAATCAGAACTGCCCAAATGTAGAAGGGCTTCTTGAGAGGTAGAAAGTGCCCTGTCCCTGGAGGTGTTCAAGGATAGGTTGGACAAGCACTTTGCAGAGACTCGGTAGAAGAGACTTAAGTTTTGAATGGAAATTGAAAGATTGTCTCTAAGCTTCTGTCTACATTCACGGAGGATCAGGGTGCCTGCTTCCTCCTCCACACTCCTGTCTCTTCACTTTTTATGATGTCAATCGGGGAACCTTCGTCAAATTCCAGGCTCTGTTTGTGCTGAGGGTAGATCCTGCTTATCTTAGGGCCCAAGGAAAACCTTGCTTATTGCTCTCAAAATAATAGTCTGTGATTATATATCatataaaaccaaatccattgccattggtggattccaactcgtagtgaccctgtagaacagagtagaactgccccatagggcttccaaggagtgactggtggattcagactgctgatcttctggttagcagccaagttcttaaccactatgccacgagggctccagtaTTTGCTTATAAAATATGTTGATTCTAGTACGTAGGAAAGGCATCAttagaaactaaggctcagaaagaTTTGGCCCAAGCAGGTCAGTAATAGAGTTGGGAACAGAACCCAGGTGTTCTGGCTCCTGGTTCAGAACTTTTTAAATTGCAGCAACTGCTTCTGTGTACCCCAGGTCCATTCTCATGGGTCTTACACTCTCGGGAGTTGCTTCTGTAGCGCGCTGTATAGTGGTGGATCACAGCTGAGACACAGAAGACAGAGCCAGGAGCTTCCAGAGTTCAGTGTGAAGGCTATGTCTACATAGACATTAGAGATCTTGGCTACTGGCTAGCCTCTTTGCTGCTTCTGGCTGTTGTGATTGCCGCCTCCGGCTGTTGTGCTAGCTGTTGCCAGCCTTTATATCTGCGGCTTCCAGCTGTTGTGCCACCTCCCACAGCCAGGCAGCTTTGTTCTTCATGGTGGTCAGAGTCAGAGGTGGATAAACAATCCGCTACACTCCGCCCCCAAGCTGGCCAGGCCCCTGGGGAAGGAAGCAGGCCAATGCTCTTGGAATGGTTTGTTGCTGCCCCACCCAAAACACATGCACTCTTTCGGTACTATTTCCCCAAAACAGTCCCAGCCAGATACCAGAATTCTGAAGACAAGTTAAGACCAGCCTCTGAGTGGTGATCTCCTCTAAGACTTGAACTAAAGATTGTTCTTTCCTGGAGACGAAGTCCAGCCATATCTGCAGTGATGTCCAACATGTTCCCTCAGAAAATACTATTCCCACTTACTGCTTCAGGTCTGTAGCTTTACTAGCTTTCTTTATTGGAGAGCCTTTGAGTCATTGATTCCCTAGAATGAATGCACTTCTCAAAGCCTTACTTGAGTATAGGGCTGCTCTTGAGTAAAGACACTGCTCTTGTGATTATCATGACCAAAATTGATCCATGGCTCCCCACTGCCTTTAGGATTAACTGCAAGCCTCTTAGCACACCATTCAAGGCCCTTCATGATTTGGTCTTCATTTGCTTCTTCCCTTTACTCTTGACAATCCTCCACAGGTACCTCAGACTCCAGCCCTGTAAAGAGCCTCACGGTTTCATTCCTTTCTACCTTTGGGCGTACTTTTCCACTGCCCCACTCTGTGCCAACCTGACGACCTCCTGCTTATCTTTCAAAACTTAGATCAAGTGTTAGTTACCCTCTTTGAAGGCTTTCCTGGTGCTCTCAAAAAAATAGTTCATCTTCTCTGCCCCCCACCACTCCACCCTAGTACAGGTTTACGAACATGATCTTGTGTTGTTCCTATTTCAAAACATCATAATGCTTTGAAATGGTTTGTTGACCATCCATGAGCTCTTAATTTGAGGCCCAGAACTATGACTTTCATCAGTTCCCCCAAGCCTAGTACAGTTTGTAAGACAGACTGAGTAAATCTGCTTAATGTGGACAGCTGAGGCCCCAGTGAAGGCTGCAGCCTTGGAGCACCTCACAGGAGACACCTAGCTTACAGAGACCTTCAGGCAGAGCCATGGTGGAGTGGGAGGGGACCCAAGTTTACCTGGCTTCACTAATGCTACAGAGGTTTCAAACACCTCTTCCAAACGGTGGGAGAAAGAAAGTCCCAGGACATCAGTCCCAGCTCTCATCTGGGTCAACTGTCCCCTTTgcaggagggtggagagggagaatGAGCCTTGTAGGTAGCTATGGGGTATTGGAGTGACTGTGCTAAACTGGGGGAGTAGAAAAATTGCTTCAGCTGCCTCCCAGGGGCAGCAGGTGGAGGGGGAAGGAAAAAGCTGTGCACATTCTCCCAAAACCTGTGGGGATGGAGGGGCAAGGAAGGGACTGTGAGGAAAGagctttatatattttctctgtGGCAAAAGCAATTTGACAGAAAGCAGCTTTGGGATCCTAACAGCCGGAATTATAACTAAGTTGATACCTCTGTATGCCACCAGTACCTCAAATGCATTCATTTGCAAATACTAACAAATCCCCTTTCTTCTTCTACCTGCTCCCTCTCTTTGGTTCCCTAAAGAGTTAATGGTGCCATCATCCTCCCAGTTACCCACACTCAAAATTTTGGGATCCTCTCAAACTCTTCCTCCTTCATCCCAGCATTCATCTGATGCCACGTGCTGTGGATTTATTGCCTGTGTCTCCTCCCCTTCATCTTACCGTCTTACTTCATGTCTTTAATACCTTGGCTGAGTCAATGCATCAGCCTTCTACTCATCTCCTATCTCCATTCTTTCTCTCCTCAGATCCATCCTACACTGCTGCTGGATTACTCTTCCTCAATTACACCTCTGATCAGGAATCAATGAACCAACCTTTATCCAGTACTATACAAAGCACTTTTGCATTTTGTTCTCAGGGCATTCCTATGGGGAATTAAGATTATAATCCTTATTTTatgaataaggaaactgaggttcggaGAGATGAAGTGATTCGCTAAATTGTAGAACTGAACTCATGATCGGGCCCTCTGTCTCCCAAGCCCACGTGCTTCTCATCACACTATAACTGCCTCAGTGCCTTCCCCAGCCCCAAAACATGGTCATGTCtcctcattataaaaaaaaaggccaaactcaGTCTGACATAAGGGCTTTCCATGATCTGCTTCTAAACCTCCTTTCCAGCCTTCTTTCCTACCACTTCTCTCCTGTGACAAGCTGCAGGCAAACCAATATTCCCTGCTCTCTTTACCTACCACATGCCTTCCTGCCTTCATGTGACTGTTGATGCTCTTCTCTCTTCCTGGCCTCCCATTTCTCTTGCCTCTACATATTCAGCTCTCACCTTTCAGAGCCCAAGTCTAGTGGCCCTTCTCCCATGAGGTCTTCTCTAATCCCCATGGTTGTAAGTAATATCtcccttttctgagttttcatatatgtacatacatatccaCAACaccttttatggagccctggtgatgcagtggttaagagctcaggctgctaaccaaaaggttggcagtttgaattcaccagacgctctttggaaaccttatgggcagttctactttgtcctttagggtcactatgagttggaaccaattcaacagcacctaacaacaacaacaccttttATGGCATATCTCTTGGTATGTGGCATATCGTTTGTCTTCTACTACAAATAAGCTATTGAAAGAAGGATCCACGCATAATGTATCTCAGTTACCCTAAAGACGAGCTCAGCGTAGGTGCTAgctcatagtaggtgctcaagacATATTTTATGAGTGATGAGTGAGTAGCTGGGGATTACTAACCTGTGGTGACAGTCCTGTACTCCTGCAGCCATAGGGGCCAATCTCAGTGAATCAGGAACGAGCTCCATCCTACAGCAGGGCTGAGGAGATATGGAAGCTATTATCCTGAGCAGGATGAATGGAACTTCACTCTGGTCCAGAGCCTCTCATCTTAGGGCCCTCTCACTCCTCCTTCTTGATGatattttctcttctggtgttttctgtctttccttaTACGTGTAGAAATTCTAATAAACTAACCgtttttgctgttgtgtgctgttgagtcaattccaacttataagaacccgatagaacagagtacaactgccccgtaaggtttcccaagctgaaaaattttacaggagcagatctccaggtcttttattTTAGGTTTGAAGGTATTCCTGAACCAGTCACTTGTTGGGTATAGATAAATAAACAGGTGGATAAAAATAGCAAATTACAGTACCTGCTCACTGTCCCAGTATCTATCCGTCATGCTCAAGTGCTATGTGTCGAGAGAGCCCTGTACACAGAGAGGGAGGTTTTGAGTACTATCAGCCTCAGAACCTGAGGCCAGGCTGGTCTCTAAGCCCACACGTATCCTAGACAGCTAAGCAAGGTCCGTGCTCATGTATAGCATTCTGGATATGAAGGAGAGACTCAGGCACAAGGATGTTTCAGACCCTGCTAGGAGCTAAGAGGCCACATTGCCTGGTGGAAAGTGTGCCGGACAGGGAAGCAAAAGACTTAGGTACAAATCTGAACTCTGCCACTGACTAgctgagaccttgggcaagtcactaaaCCTCTCAGGCCTTTATCTCCTTAATTGTGAAGTAAGGAGGTTACATTCACTCCAGACTTCCCAGAGCAGGACATGTACCAATGTGCCAGAAGGTATGCAAAGCCATGGGATAAATTTAATTTTTCCTGAAGTATCAGTTTTACTTAAAGATTTTGagggaaaatattattttaatattaaacaaaaaaatgtattatAGAGTAGAACGAAAAATTTGCATGATTCTAAAGACAAAACAGATTTCAAAGATCCCCAACGTGTGTATCTGGCAGTTTGTGGCTAACCCTTTGTATCTTCTGGGGCGTAAGTTCCCTCTCCTTGCGTTTCAGAATGAGTTGCTGGGTAAATTTGGGAGGCTCTGTGTTCGAGAATTCATAAGATCACTGCCTGCTTTAAAACTGTATGTCTAGCCTGAGTTCCTCCTGCTGCAGCAGCTCCTGTTTTTCCCACTGGCCTTGGTGGAGGGAGGAAGTAGCTACTCAGCCTCCTGTCACCAACCATATCATCTCTTCATTGGATGCCAGTTCCAACCTGAATAGGGAGTTCTGACTTTAGAGGCCTCCAGAAGGAGATCAGCTGCACTGAAATGAGGCATTTCTAGGCTTCCAAGTGTTCTTAAtgagaggaagagaagagaaaggagaggcgTCTAAGATGAAGGTCAGTAAGAAAAGCACTGTGGGATTATGTAAGCCCTCAAGGTTGAAAGAAGAATGGAGTTGGGTTTGGGGTTCCTTTCAAACTCGATGTCTTTATTCATTAATCTCCCTCCTGCCCTGCCCCCAAGagaataaacaactagaaatggAGCCAGATGCACACAAATCTTGAGGTGAGGAAAGAGAGGCCAATGTGTGTGCCCAAGGCCCGACTTCCCAGCTGAGTCACTGTTGCCCGTATCCCCCGCCCCCTGGTCTCCTGCCCCTTTCCCTCCCATCCTCTAGCCCCAGCCTGACACCAAGGTCCTGGCCCAGGGAAGAATAGGCTTTTCTTCCCTTGTGTCAACGTTTGGAAAGCTCTCATAGTCTGATTAAAAGAAAGGATAAAAGCCTTCAAAGGATT
This DNA window, taken from Elephas maximus indicus isolate mEleMax1 chromosome 3, mEleMax1 primary haplotype, whole genome shotgun sequence, encodes the following:
- the KCNJ10 gene encoding ATP-sensitive inward rectifier potassium channel 10, whose translation is MTSVAKVYYSQTTQTECRPLMVPGIRRRRVLTKDGRSNVRMEHIADKRFLYLKDLWTTFIDMQWRYKLLLFSATFAGTWFLFGVVWYLVAVVHGDLLELGPPANHTPCVVQVHTLTGAFLFSLESQTTIGYGFRYISEECPLAIVLLIAQLVLTTILEIFITGTFLAKIARPKKRAETIRFSQHAVVATHNGKPCLMIRVANMRKSLLIGCQVTGKLLQTHQTKEGENIRLNQVNVTFQVDTASDSPFLILPLTFYHVIDETSPLKDLPLRSGEGDFELVVILSGTVESTSATCQVRTSYLPEEILWGYEFTPAISLSASGKYIADFSLFDEVVKVAPPSGLRDSTIRYGDPEKLRLEESLREQAEEGSALSVRISNV